In one Silene latifolia isolate original U9 population chromosome 10, ASM4854445v1, whole genome shotgun sequence genomic region, the following are encoded:
- the LOC141604919 gene encoding uncharacterized protein LOC141604919, whose amino-acid sequence MMLGIGRRVKCTYSDNFSRLLPSTLLNFLSSPSINLNHFCSDSGLMESDAKMGSDEKVAGSGREVTRVLFCGHQFPASHLYTREYLSNYPHIQVDEFSIENVPSVIGNYHICIPKMMKINSDLISRAKKMKLILQFGVGLEGVDVDSATKHGIKVARIPAHATGNAASCAEMAIYLMLGLLRMQKEMEISIKMKRLGTPAGETLFGKTVFIMGLGSIGRELAKRLKPFDVRILATKRRWNVTEEEDDGVANLVDEKGTHDDIYKFAGMADIVVCCLNMNRQTAGVIDHLFVLSMKKGAYLVNIARGGLLDYDAIVQGLESGHLGGLGIDVAWTEPFDPTDRVLQFPNVIITPHVAGVTEHSYRAMAKVVGDVALQLHEGKPMTEIEVVN is encoded by the exons ATGATGCTTGGTATAGGAAGAAGAGTGAAGTGTACTTATTCAGACAATTTTTCCCGATTATTACCATCAACTCTTCTCAATTTTCTTTCTTCTCCCTCTATAAATCTCAATCATTTCTGCTCAGATTCTG GTTTAATGGAGAGTGATGCGAAAATGGGGAGTGATGAGAAAGTTGCTGGCAGTGGAAGGGAAGTGACAAGAGTTCTATTTTGCGGGCATCAATTTCCTGCTTCACATCTTTATACAAGAGAGTACCTCAGTAATTATCCTCATATTCAG GTTGATGAATTTTCGATTGAAAATGTCCCTAGTGTAATTGGCAACTACCACATATGTATTCCCAAAATGATGAAAATAAATTCGGATCTTATTTCTCGTGCTAAAAAAATGAAACTCATACTGCAGTTCGGTGTTGGTTTGGAAG gtgttgatgttgatTCAGCGACAAAACATGGAATCAAGGTTGCTAGAATCCCAGCACATGCTACTGGGAATGCTGCTTCATGTGCAGAGATGGCAATATATCTCATGCTAGGACTTCTGCGAATGCAA AAGGAGATGGAGATCTCAATAAAAATGAAAAGACTCGGTACACCGGCAGGAGAAACCTTATTTGGGAAAACC GTATTCATCATGGGATTGGGAAGTATTGGCCGTGAATTGGCAAAGCGTTTGAAACCATTTGATGTCAGAATCCTTGCTACAAAGCGTCGTTGGAATGTGACTG AAGAAGAAGACGATGGTGTTGCTAATCTTGTTGATGAGAAGGGTACCCATGATGATATATACAAATTTGCAGGCATGGCTGACATAGTTGTCTGTTGCTTGAATATGAATCGTCAGACA GCTGGCGTTATAGACCACTTATTCGTACTATCCATGAAAAAG GGGGCGTATTTGGTAAACATTGCTAGGGGAGGATTGCTAGATTATGACGCTATAGTGCAAGGTCTAGAGTCAGGTCATTTGGGAGGCCTAGGTATTGATGTTGCATGGACAGAGCCATTTGACCCAACCGATCGAGTACTGCAGTTTCCAAATGTCATAATTACGCCACATGTTGCCGGGGTTACAGAACACTCCTACAGAGCTATGGCAAAG GTAGTCGGGGACGTTGCCCTTCAACTTCATGAAGGAAAACCTATGACTGAAATTGAAGTAGTGAACTAA
- the LOC141604918 gene encoding stromal 70 kDa heat shock-related protein, chloroplastic-like, with protein MAAIATPQINFLGQKLNLKNAKKISYAKKPGVLRVVNEKVVGIDLGTTNSAVAAMEGGQPTIITNVEGQRTTPSVVAYTKNGDRLVGQIAKRQAVVNPENTFFSVKRFVGRKMGEVDEESKQVSYKVVRDDNGNVKLECPAIGKLFSPEEISAQVLRKLVEDASKFLNDTVNKAVITVPAYFNDSQRTATKDAGKIAGLDVLRIINEPTAASLAYGFEKKNNETILVFDLGGGTFDVSVLEVGDGVFEVLSTSGDTHLGGDDFDKRIVDWLADSFKRDEGIDLRNDRQALQRLTEAAEKAKIELSTLTQASISLPFITATQDGPKHIDTTLTRVKFEELCSDLLDRLKTPVETSLKDAKLSIKDIDEVILVGGSTRIPAVQDLVKKMTGKDPNCTVNPDEVVALGAAVQAGVLAGDVSNIVLLDVTPLSLGLETLGGVMTKIIPRNTTLPTSKSEVFSTAADGQPSVEINVLQGEREFVRDNKSLGSFRLDGIPPAPRGVPQIEVKFDIDANGILSVTAVDKGTGKKQNITITGASTLPQDEVDRMVQEAERFAKEDQEKREAIDTKNQADSVVYQTEKQLKELGDKVPVEVKEKVEAKLKDLKDAIETGVTQKIKDAIAAVSQEAMQMGQAVYSQSAAPGADPTTAETTTGATGTTGTSSDDAGDVIDADFSESN; from the exons ATGGCAGCAATAGCAACACCCCAAATCAACTTCCTAGGACAAAAACTGAACCTCAAAAACGCAAAAAAAATAAGTTACGCGAAAAAGCCAGGAGTACTACGAGTAGTGAACGAGAAAGTGGTGGGTATTGACTTGGGGACGACAAATTCGGCAGTAGCGGCTATGGAGGGTGGACAACCGACTATAATAACGAATGTAGAAGGACAAAGGACGACACCGTCAGTGGTAGCGTATACGAAGAATGGGGATAGGTTAGTAGGGCAGATAGCGAAGAGACAGGCGGTGGTGAATCCGGAGAATACGTTTTTTTCGGTAAAGAGGTTTGTAGGAAGGAAGATGGGGGAAGTTGATGAGGAATCGAAACAGGTTTCGTATAAGGTTGTTAGGGATGATAATGGTAATGTTAAGCTTGAATGTCCTGCTATTGGTAAACTTTTTTCTCCTGAGGAAATTTCTGCTCAG GTGTTGAGGAAGCTAGTGGAAGATGCATCAAAGTTTTTGAATGATACTGTAAACAAAGCAGTGATCACAGTCCCAGCTTACTTCAATGATTCTCAAAGAACCGCGACAAAGGATGCTGGAAAAATTGCTGGTTTGGATGTTTTGAGAATTATCAATGAACCCACAGCAGCTTCATTAGCGTACGGATTCGAGAAGAAGAATAATGAAACTATTCTTGTGTTTGATCTTGGTGGGGGTACCTTTGATGTCTCTG TCCTTGAGGTTGGGGATGGAGTGTTTGAAGTGCTATCGACATCAGGAGACACTCATTTGGGAGGTGATGACTTCGACAAG AGAATTGTTGATTGGTTAGCGGATAGTTTCAAGAGGGATGAAGGAATAGATCTTCGGAATGACAGACAAGCTCTTCAACGTCTAACTGAAGCTGCTGAGAAAGCGAAGATCGAGCTCTCCACTTTAACTCAAGCTAGCATCAG CTTGCCTTTTATAACTGCTACACAAGACGGACCCAAACATATAGACACGACTCTAACAAGAGTTAAGTTTGAGGAGTTATGCTCGGACTTACTAGACAG GTTGAAGACGCCTGTCGAAACCTCCCTAAAAGATGCAAAGCTATCGATTAAGGACATTGATGAAGTCATCCTTGTCGGTGGGTCCACAAGGATACCGGCTGTGCAGGATCTAGTGAAGAAGATGACAGGAAAAGATCCTAATTGCACTGTAAACCCTGATGAAGTTGTTGCCCTGGGTGCTGCTGTTCAGGCGGGTGTGTTGGCCGGAGATGTTAGCAACATAGTTCTACTGGATGTTACTCCGTTATCTCTAGGTTTAGAGACTCTTGGTGGTGTTATGACAAAGATCATCCCGAGAAATACAACTCTACCCACCTCGAAATCTGAAGTGTTCTCTACAGCAGCCGATGGGCAGCCAAGTGTTGAGATCAATGTTCTTCAGGGTGAAAGAGAGTTTGTGAGGGATAACAAGTCGTTAGGGAGCTTCCGGCTAGATGGAATTCCCCCAGCTCCTCGTGGGGTCCCCCAAATCGAGGTTAAGTTCGACATTGATGCTAATGGCATCCTCTCTGTGACTGCTGTCGACAAAGGAACTGGAAAGAAGCAGAACATTACCATAACCGGTGCTAGCACCTTGCCTCAGGACGAG GTTGACAGAATGGTTCAAGAGGCCGAGAGGTTTGCGAAGGAGGATCAGGAGAAGAGAGAAGCTATAGACACAAAGAACCAGGCTGACTCTGTAGTGTACCAAACTGAGAAACAGCTCAAGGAGTTAGGAGACAAAGTTCCGGTGGAAGTGAAGGAGAAAGTGGAAGCTAAACTGAAAGATTTAAAAGATGCCATTGAAACCGGGGTTACTCAGAAGATTAAGGATGCTATAGCTGCTGTAAGCCAGGAAGCAATGCAGATGGGTCAAGCTGTATACAGTCAATCAGCGGCACCTGGAGCCGACCCTACAACAGCTGAGACTACGACAGGTGCGACTGGGACAACCGGAACGTCCTCTGATGATGCTGGAGATGTTATAGATGCAGATTTCAGTGAAAGCAATTGA
- the LOC141604927 gene encoding GCN5-related N-acetyltransferase 10, chloroplastic isoform X2, with protein sequence MANLQLNNHIITISRRQFHGETKSLTPYTSLTKLLKQRSIANDRLTRVKSLSESQGNSGTGNALVQQRAPGLNDVKSEIIIEQTGDMDCLVKEYGWKVRRMVESKGEMKMVALIQAHAFHVPSLFFDDFFFHYFQAEVLAALYYRLRNSPPDRYACLVAEHAKEDDASTISLPHQLVGVVDITVLRDGDVLRHLEGAQEYLYVSGIAVPDNYRKWQQFYFKLVK encoded by the exons ATGGCTAATTTACAATTAAATAACCACATAATTACCATTTCTAGAAGACAATTTCATGGGGAGACCAAGTCCTTAACTCCATATACAAGTCTAACAAAGTTGCTTAAGCAAAGAAGTATAGCTAATGATAGGTTAACAAGGGTTAAAAGTCTAAGCGAAAGTCAGGGCAACAGTGGAACTGGAAATGCTCTGGTGCAGCAGCGTGCACCGGGTTTAAACGATGTGAAGTCGGAAATCATAATCGAACAGACGGGTGATatggattgtttggtgaaagaGTATGGTTGGAAAGTTAGGAGAATGGTTGAGTCTAAAGGTGAAATGAAGATGGTTGCTCTTATTCAAGCTCATGCTTTTCATGTTCCGTCTCTGTTTTTCGACGATTTCTTCTTCCATTACTTCCAG GCTGAAGTTCTTGCTGCCCTCTATTACAGACTGCGGAATTCGCCACCTGACAG GTATGCATGTCTTGTGGCGGAGCATGCAAAGGAGGACGACGCCTCAACGATATCACTCCCTCACCAACTCGTTGGTGTAGTCGATATAACAGTACTAAGAGACGGTGATGTTCTCCGACACCTTGAAGGAGCTCAAGAATACTTGTACGTTTCAGGAATTGCTGTCCCCGATAATTACAG AAAGTGGCAACAGTTCTACTTCAAGCTTGTGAAGTGA
- the LOC141604927 gene encoding GCN5-related N-acetyltransferase 10, chloroplastic isoform X1, translating into MANLQLNNHIITISRRQFHGETKSLTPYTSLTKLLKQRSIANDRLTRVKSLSESQGNSGTGNALVQQRAPGLNDVKSEIIIEQTGDMDCLVKEYGWKVRRMVESKGEMKMVALIQAHAFHVPSLFFDDFFFHYFQAEVLAALYYRLRNSPPDRYACLVAEHAKEDDASTISLPHQLVGVVDITVLRDGDVLRHLEGAQEYLYVSGIAVPDNYRRQKVATVLLQACEVISVLWGHQYLVLRAYEDDLGARALYTNAGYRLVARDPIWVTWIGRKRRILMVKRLW; encoded by the exons ATGGCTAATTTACAATTAAATAACCACATAATTACCATTTCTAGAAGACAATTTCATGGGGAGACCAAGTCCTTAACTCCATATACAAGTCTAACAAAGTTGCTTAAGCAAAGAAGTATAGCTAATGATAGGTTAACAAGGGTTAAAAGTCTAAGCGAAAGTCAGGGCAACAGTGGAACTGGAAATGCTCTGGTGCAGCAGCGTGCACCGGGTTTAAACGATGTGAAGTCGGAAATCATAATCGAACAGACGGGTGATatggattgtttggtgaaagaGTATGGTTGGAAAGTTAGGAGAATGGTTGAGTCTAAAGGTGAAATGAAGATGGTTGCTCTTATTCAAGCTCATGCTTTTCATGTTCCGTCTCTGTTTTTCGACGATTTCTTCTTCCATTACTTCCAG GCTGAAGTTCTTGCTGCCCTCTATTACAGACTGCGGAATTCGCCACCTGACAG GTATGCATGTCTTGTGGCGGAGCATGCAAAGGAGGACGACGCCTCAACGATATCACTCCCTCACCAACTCGTTGGTGTAGTCGATATAACAGTACTAAGAGACGGTGATGTTCTCCGACACCTTGAAGGAGCTCAAGAATACTTGTACGTTTCAGGAATTGCTGTCCCCGATAATTACAG GAGACAGAAAGTGGCAACAGTTCTACTTCAAGCTTGTGAAGTGATATCAGTGTTATGGGGGCATCAATATCTAGTGTTAAGAGCGTACGAGGATGATTTGGGTGCGCGTGCATTGTACACGAATGCTGGGTATAGACTGGTGGCTAGAGACCCTATTTGGGTCACTTGGATCGGGAGAAAACGTCGAATCCTTATGGTTAAACGTCTCTGGTGA
- the LOC141604925 gene encoding pentatricopeptide repeat-containing protein At2g33760 — protein MEDSINSSLSSPSPSTPYELLQRAGPRLKQLQQVHAYLIKTGTNRSRSLLTKLAILACSARNSSTYTRKLSLSITNPDSYLFNSLIRVSSKLGSRRNDAVFYYNAMLSCFIPPSNYTFTSLIKSCSAVSALRQGRCVHCHVVIHGFGLDSYVQAALVTFYAKCGEVGIARKVFDEMPERSLVAWNAMVSGYEQNGFAKQAIEVFMLMRDEGVEPDSATCVGVLSACAQLGVLELGSWVHDYIVERKFDVDVVLNTTLINMYARCGDLKKAREVFDGMKQRNVVSWTAMISGYGIHGYGKEAMELYELMKHYGFSPNVITFVAILSACAHAGMVDEGRRIFSDMTTKYGVKPGVEHHVCMVDLLGRAGLLNEAYNHVQGLKNPGAAIWTALLGACKLHKNFDLGVEAAEKLLAIEPEDSGHYVTLSNVYALGGKMEKVEFIRNKMIKKKLKKNVGYSIIEVDQKVHLFSMGDKSHPEMREIYRYLDELMGRISEAGYVTAQESVLHEVEEEEREYALRYHSEKLAIAFGLMKAKNGCTTIRIAKNLRMCEDCHLAIKFISCVTNREIIVRDKLRFHHFRDGVCSCGDYW, from the coding sequence ATGGAAGATTCAATCAATTCATCCTTGTCGTCACCATCACCGTCAACACCCTACGAACTCCTCCAACGAGCGGGACCGCGACTGAAACAACTACAACAAGTGCACGCCTACCTGATCAAAACCGGCACGAACCGCAGCAGATCACTCCTCACAAAGCTAGCAATCTTAGCTTGTTCAGCACGCAACTCCTCCACTTACACAAGAAAACTGTCTCTCTCAATCACTAACCCTGACAGTTACCTCTTCAACTCCCTCATTCGAGTCTCCTCTAAACTGGGTTCTCGTCGAAACGACGCCGTTTTTTACTATAATGCAATGCTAAGCTGTTTTATCCCTCCTTCAAACTATACCTTCACCTCCCTGATCAAGTCCTGTAGCGCTGTATCGGCGCTGAGACAAGGGAGATGTGTTCACTGTCATGTGGTTATTCATGGGTTCGGGTTGGATTCGTATGTTCAAGCGGCTTTGGTTACGTTTTACGCGAAATGTGGGGAGGTTGGGATTGCACGgaaggtgtttgatgaaatgccggAAAGAAGTTTAGTTGCGTGGAACGCGATGGTATCCGGGTACGAGCAAAATGGGTTTGCTAAGCAGGCTATTGAGGttttcatgttgatgagggatgaggGTGTTGAGCCGGATTCGGCTACTTGTGTCGGGGTTCTTTCTGCTTGCGCGCAGTTAGGCGTGCTTGAATTGGGCTCTTGGGTTCATGATTATATTGTCGAACGCAAGTTCGACGTGGATGTGGTTCTCAATACGACGTTAATTAACATGTATGCGAGATGTGGAGATTTGAAGAAAGCGAGGGAAGTTTTTGACGGGATGAAACAGAGGAATGTCGTTTCTTGGACTGCTATGATTTCAGGTTACGGAATTCATGGTTATGGTAAAGAAGCTATGGAGTTGTATGAATTAATGAAGCATTACGGATTCTCACCTAATGTGATCACGTTCGTTGCTATACTATCAGCTTGTGCTCATGCCGGGATGGTAGATGAAGGGCGTAGAATATTTTCCGATATGACAACCAAATATGGAGTAAAACCTGGAGTAGAACACCATGTTTGTATGGTTGACCTGCTCGGACGAGCTGGACTACTTAATGAAGCTTATAATCATGTCCAAGGGCTAAAAAACCCAGGTGCCGCAATTTGGACAGCATTACTAGGTGCTTGCAAGTTACACAAGAATTTTGACTTGGGTGTCGAAGCTGCCGAGAAGCTCTTGGCTATTGAGCCTGAAGATTCAGGGCATTACGTGACGCTATCTAATGTCTATGCATTGGGTGGAAAGATGGAAAAGGTTGAATTTATTCGAAATAAAATGATAAAAAAGAAATTGAAGAAGAATGTTGGATATAGTATTATTGAGGTTGATCAAAAAGTTCATTTGTTTAGCATGGGTGACAAGTCTCACCCAGAAATGCGCGAAATTTACCGGTATTTGGATGAATTAATGGGAAGGATTAGTGAAGCTGGTTATGTTACTGCACAAGAGTCAGTCTTACATGAAGTAGAAGAAGAGGAGAGGGAATACGCTCTCAGGTACCATAGCGAGAAGCTCGCTATTGCTTTTGGATTGATGAAAGCAAAGAATGGGTGTACTACTATTCGGATTGCCAAGAATTTGAGAATGTGTGAGGATTGCCATTTAGCTATCAAGTTCATTTCTTGTGTGACTAATAGAGAAATTATAGTCCGGGATAAACTTCGTTTTCATCATTTCAGAGACGGAGTTTGCTCTTGTGGTGATTATTGGTAG
- the LOC141606979 gene encoding uncharacterized protein C594.04c-like, with protein METTKKSNQNKLINAGLAIVAPLPSILFYLAFLHNYTNPNHCLSSLWSWCYNHPVLLTFVLFFLNINVLFWTIAQLQSSHWMIHPYWPAVPIMIVYYYATHPTGNYNPWRSKMVIILTSIWSLRLSHNYFRRENWQWGSKEDWRFTDLGHQYGANWWWISFFTIYFSQQIFLMGVTLPYYIIHTIEAPWSIWDFVATAMCLTGIIVAYFADTQLHEFRTMNAKLEASGKSVIPILNAHLWQYSRHPNYFGEQLWWWGLGIFAWSLGQGWAFIGAFVNTLCLAYVTTLVEERMLKQPFRAEVYREYQKTTPVWIPWFKSSSLKETKDKTI; from the exons ATGGAGACAACAAAAAAGAGCAATCAAAACAAGCTAATTAATGCAGGATTAGCAATAGTAGCACCATtaccatctatactcttctaccTTGCCTTTCTCCACAATTACACTAATCCTAACCATTGTCTTTCCTCTCTTTGGTCATGGTGCTACAACCATCCTGTCCTTCTCACTTTTGTGCTTTTCTTCCTTAATATCAATGTCTTGTTTTGGACCATTGCTCAGCTTCAATCTAGCCATTGG ATGATACATCCATACTGGCCGGCGGTGCCGATAATGATAGTGTACTACTATGCAACTCACCCTACAGGCAACTATAATCCATGGAGGTCCAAAATGGTGATTATATTAACATCAATATGGAGTTTAAGGCTTTCTCATAATTATTTTCGCCGTGAAAATTGGCAATGGGGTTCTAAAGAAGACTGGCGTTTCACTGATTTGGGCCACCAGTATGGTGCTAATTGGTGGTGGATCTCATTTTTTACCATCTACTTTTCTCAGCAG ATTTTTCTGATGGGAGTAACCCTTCCTTACTACATCATCCACACTATTGAGGCACCATGGAGCATTTGGGATTTTGTTGCAACAGCCATGTGCTTGACCGGCATCATTGTCGCTTACTTTGCTGACACTCAGCTTCATGAGTTTAGAACCATGAATGCCAAACTGGAAGCGTCTGGGAAATCTGTCATTCCCATTTTGAATGCACACTTATGGCAGTACTCTCGGCACCCAAACTACTTTGGGGAGCAATTGTGGTGGTGGGGACTTGGGATCTTTGCTTGGAGCCTCGGACAAGGGTGGGCATTCATCGGTGCTTTTGTTAATACCTTGTGCTTAGCTTATGTGACTACCCTTGTTGAAGAGAGAATGCTTAAGCAACCCTTCAGAGCTGAAGTGTACAGAGAATACCAGAAAACGACACCAGTTTGGATCCCATGGTTCAAGTCATCATCCCTTAAGGAGACAAAAGATAAGACAATTTGA
- the LOC141604926 gene encoding WAT1-related protein At3g30340-like, translating into MFYLFFSALLGASLTQYLFLVGMQYTSAAYSTAFSNLTPVFTFLLALPLRHENVNLKSKSGIAKVSGSLICLGGVLLLIFYRGFPVNHTHHGNNPNMSAGVDRPQNWILGSLFLVLSILCWAAWFLLQARIGKKYPYKYTTTALMSALGAVQSAILCFAIDRDLGSWILRGKLQILTVLSAGIFGSGLCYVGISWCVEQRGPVFTAAFIPFIQIFVMIMDLTFFHEQIYFGSVIGSILVVCGLYILLWGKSNGAEVSTNKAPDVIECNGIPATTIVATADVTQASSDSRCNC; encoded by the exons ATGTTCTACCTTTTCTTCAGTGCCTTACTTGG GGCATCGCTTACTCAGTACTTATTTCTTGTCGGGATGCAGTACACATCTGCTGCGTATTCAACTGCCTTCTCCAACCTGACTCCTGTGTTCACTTTCCTTCTTGCTTTACCACTTAG GCATGAAAATGTCAACTTGAAAAGCAAAAGTGGGATTGCTAAAGTCTCAGGCTCACTCATCTGTCTAGGTGGAGTTTTACTGCTGATATTCTACAGAGGTTTTCCAGTGAACCATACACACCATGGGAATAACCCAAATATGTCTGCTGGAGTTGACAGACCGCAAAATTGGATTCTCGGGTCACTTTTCCTGGTGCTAAGCATATTATGTTGGGCTGCATGGTTTCTTTTGCAAGCAAGAATTGGCAAGAAATATCCATACAAATACACAACCACAGCTTTGATGTCTGCTCTTGGCGCTGTTCAATCCGCTATTCTTTGTTTTGCCATCGACAGAGATCTCGGCTCGTGGATTCTCAGAGGGAAGCTGCAGATTCTTACTGTATTATCTGCT GGAATTTTTGGATCAGGACTTTGTTATGTCGGGATATCATGGTGTGTTGAACAAAGGGGCCCTGTCTTCACTGCAGCATTCATCCCTTTCATACAAATTTTTGTAATGATAATGGATTTAACCTTCTTTCATGAACAAATTTATTTTGGAAG TGTTATAGGATCCATCTTGGTTGTTTGCGGTTTATATATTCTCTTATGGGGTAAAAGCAATGGAGCGGAAGTGAGCACGAATAAGGCACCTGATGTTATAGAATGCAATGGAATTCCTGCAACTACTATTGTGGCCACAGCTGATGTTACTCAAGCCTCTTCCGACTCAAGATGTAATTGTTAG
- the LOC141604920 gene encoding uncharacterized protein LOC141604920, with translation MSMLLIPPPFLHPILGSKLCRPCLSIRSNAANKENQQEWAPELNMYHPTQMPKLEKLSPLVTALKESAKQNAATFHFPGHNRGRAAPLSFTQLIGHTSFLHDLPELPELDNLFAPQGPILEAQKQAADLFGASETWFLVGGTTCGIQAAIMGTCNPGDILIIPRNSHLSAISAMVLCGVVPKYIFPQYDTHWDIPTSVTPCEVERAIKELELEGRRPAAVFITSPTYHGMCSNLREISRECQLHGIPLIVDEAHGAHFGFHPELPISALEQGANLVVQSTHKVLCSLTQSSMLHLSGKLVDRERICRCLQTLQSTSPSYLLLASLDAATAQLRENPSSLFHKPIYLATKAKNTIKQLPGISVLNVPVFFGSPPRLDPLRVTIGVSELGLSGFAADEILYNDHKIVSELIGSNSVTYAFTPGTCEEHVSRLLIGFRNLSSCLFQKQDMEQTNYSLLTEIDMQLTPREAFFAKKRKISIEKAVGKICGELICPYPPGIPVMIPGEVITQSALDNLMQSKANGASISGVSDPLFLTLLICDS, from the exons ATGTCTATGCTTCTTATACCACCACCCTTCTTACATCCC atTTTGGGTTCCAAGCTTTGTAGACCCTGTTTAAGTATTCGCAGTAATGCTGCTAATAAAGAAAATCAACAAGAATGGGCACCTGAATTGAATATGTATCACCCAACTCAAATGCCGAAACTTGAAAAATTATCTCCATTAGTTACGGCTCTAAAAGAATCAGCAAAACAAAATGCTGCAACTTTTCATTTCCCTGGCCACAATAGAGGTCGAGCAGCTCCATTGTCATTCACTCAACTTATCGGTCACACCTCTTTTCTTCATGACTTACCCGAGCTACCGGAGCTTGACAATCTATTTGCCCCACAAGGCCCCATTTTAGAAGCACAAAAACAAGCAGCAGACCTATTTGGGGCATCAGAAACCTGGTTTCTTGTTGGAGGCACCACTTGTGGAATCCAAGCAGCTATTATGGGTACCTGCAACCCTGGAGATATCCTCATTATCCCGCGCAATTCCCACTTATCAGCTATATCCGCAATGGTCTTATGTGGTGTCGTACCAAAGTATATATTTCCTCAATATGACACTCATTGGGACATTCCTACTTCTGTCACACCTTGTGAG GTGGAGAGGGCAATAAAGGAATTGGAATTAGAAGGGCGAAGGCCGGCTGCAGTTTTCATCACATCGCCTACTTATCATGGTATGTGCAGCAACTTGAGGGAGATATCCCGGGAATGTCAGTTGCATGGAATTCCTTTGATTGTGGATGAGGCACATGGAGCACATTTTGGGTTTCATCCAGAACTTCCCATATCGGCCCTCGAGCAGGGAGCTAATTTGGTTGTTCAGTCAACTCACAAAGTGTTGTGTTCTCTTACTCAATCATCAATGCTCCATTTGTCTGGAAAACTTGTTGATAGGGAAAGAATATGTCGATGTCTTCAAACTCTCCAGAGCACTAGTCCAAGTTACCTGCTTTTGGCATCGCTAGATGCTGCTACCGCCCAGTTGAGGGAGAACCCGTCATCTCTTTTCCACAAACCAATTTACTTAGCCACAAAAGCTAAAAATACAATCAAACAATTACCTGGAATCTCAGTCCTTAACGTTCCCGTCTTCTTTGGGTCTCCTCCCAGACTTGATCCCTTACGAGTTACTATTGGTGTTAGTGAACTTGGTCTCAGTGGGTTTGCAGCTGATGAGATTTTATACAATGATCATAAGATTGTGTCTGAGCTCATTGGATCAAATTCCGTCACATATGCATTTACTCCAGGAACTTGTGAAGAGCATGTCTCTAGGCTATTGATAGGGTTCAGAAATCTGTCATCATGTTTGTTCCAAAAACAGGacatggagcaaactaattatagCCTGTTGACAGAAATCGACATGCAACTGACTCCACGGGAGGCGTTCTTTGCAAAGAAGAGAAAGATATCAATAGAAAAAGCAGTTGGAAAAATATGTGGAGAGCTAATATGTCCATATCCACCGGGTATACCTGTGATGATCCCCGGTGAAGTTATTACACAGAGCGCTTTAGATAACCTAATGCAATCTAAAGCCAATGGGGCTTCTATCAGTGGAGTATCTGATCCTCTTTTTTTAACGTTGCTGATATGTGATTCCTGA